One window of the Agrobacterium larrymoorei genome contains the following:
- the ybaK gene encoding Cys-tRNA(Pro) deacylase yields MSKTTRATQMLTKASVAFTTVTYEYDPNAERIGLQAAESIGEPPHLVLKTLMAEVDGRAVCVVVPSDREVSMKKLAAAFGGKSAHMMKSADAERATGYHVGGISPFGQKKVVPTAIEVQSMEHVYVYMNGGQRGLQIRLSPKDALAALKAKAAPLVAD; encoded by the coding sequence ATGTCCAAGACGACCCGCGCGACACAGATGCTGACGAAGGCCAGCGTGGCTTTTACCACCGTAACCTATGAATACGATCCGAATGCCGAACGTATCGGTCTCCAGGCAGCCGAATCCATTGGCGAGCCGCCGCATCTGGTGTTGAAGACGCTGATGGCCGAGGTGGACGGCAGGGCCGTCTGCGTCGTCGTCCCTTCAGACCGGGAAGTCAGCATGAAAAAGCTCGCAGCAGCCTTCGGCGGCAAATCCGCCCATATGATGAAGTCGGCCGATGCGGAGCGAGCGACCGGTTACCATGTGGGCGGCATCAGCCCCTTCGGGCAGAAGAAGGTGGTTCCGACAGCGATCGAGGTTCAGTCGATGGAGCACGTCTACGTCTATATGAATGGCGGTCAGCGCGGTCTGCAAATCCGCCTCTCACCCAAAGATGCGCTCGCTGCTTTGAAGGCGAAGGCCGCACCCCTCGTCGCCGATTGA
- a CDS encoding ArsC family reductase yields MTVIIYGIKNCDTMKKARSWLEANGIEAEFHDYKTQGIDRDNLEAWCKTAGWETVLNRAGTTFKKLDDAQKSDLTQEKAIGLMLEQPSMIKRPVLESEGKITIGFKPDIYASIFGR; encoded by the coding sequence ATGACGGTGATCATTTACGGCATCAAGAACTGCGATACGATGAAGAAAGCGCGCAGTTGGCTGGAAGCGAATGGCATCGAAGCCGAGTTTCACGACTACAAGACCCAAGGCATCGATCGCGACAATCTGGAAGCTTGGTGCAAAACGGCTGGATGGGAAACCGTTCTGAACCGCGCCGGCACGACGTTCAAGAAGCTGGATGACGCACAGAAGTCAGATCTGACACAGGAAAAAGCGATCGGCCTCATGCTGGAGCAGCCCTCAATGATCAAGCGCCCGGTTCTGGAAAGCGAAGGCAAGATCACGATCGGCTTCAAGCCTGACATTTACGCTTCGATCTTCGGCAGATAG
- the attM gene encoding AttM family quorum-quenching N-acyl homoserine lactonase, with the protein MTDIRLYMLQSGTLKCKVHNIKMNQGDGADYEIPVPFFLITHPDGHTVIDGGNAIEVATDPHGHWGGVCDVYWPVLDKDQGCVDQIKALGFDPADVKYVVQSHLHLDHTGAIGRFPNATHIVQRREYEYAFTPDWFAAGGYIRKDFDKPGLKWQFLNGTDDDFYDIYGDGTLTTIFTPGHAPGHQSFLVRVPDSKPLLLTIDAAYTLDHWEEKALPGFLASTVDTVRSVQKLRTVAEKADAIVVTGHDPDAWSTFKKAPDYYG; encoded by the coding sequence ATGACTGATATCAGGCTCTATATGCTTCAATCCGGAACCTTGAAATGCAAGGTCCACAACATCAAGATGAACCAGGGAGACGGCGCGGATTACGAAATACCCGTTCCTTTCTTCCTGATCACCCACCCGGATGGGCATACCGTCATCGACGGCGGAAACGCGATCGAAGTCGCCACCGACCCACACGGTCATTGGGGTGGCGTTTGCGATGTTTACTGGCCGGTTCTGGACAAGGACCAGGGTTGCGTCGACCAGATCAAGGCGCTCGGATTCGACCCTGCGGATGTCAAATACGTCGTCCAATCCCACCTGCATCTTGATCATACCGGCGCGATCGGCCGCTTCCCGAATGCGACACACATCGTCCAGCGCCGGGAGTACGAATACGCCTTCACGCCGGACTGGTTTGCGGCAGGCGGCTATATCCGCAAGGACTTCGACAAGCCGGGCCTGAAATGGCAGTTCTTGAACGGCACCGATGACGATTTCTATGACATCTATGGCGATGGCACGCTTACGACCATCTTCACGCCAGGCCATGCTCCCGGCCACCAGTCCTTCCTGGTGCGGGTGCCGGACAGCAAGCCGCTGCTGCTGACCATCGATGCCGCCTATACGCTCGATCACTGGGAAGAAAAGGCTCTGCCAGGGTTCCTCGCCTCGACGGTGGATACTGTACGCTCCGTACAAAAGCTCAGAACCGTCGCAGAAAAGGCGGATGCGATCGTGGTGACGGGACATGATCCCGATGCCTGGTCGACCTTCAAGAAGGCCCCGGACTATTACGGCTGA
- a CDS encoding iron-containing alcohol dehydrogenase translates to MTINPFEFRTVPSMQIAWGGAAKLGDILAGRFSQRKALLITDSGLVKAGLTQPITEALSASGFSVETFDKVVADPPEHVVAECASSAKEFGADIVIGLGGGSSLDIAKLVAVLLVSDQSLADMYGIGNVKGSRAPLVLVPTTAGTGSEVTNISIITTGETTKMGVVSPQLFADFVLLDAALTVGLPQVHTAATGIDAMVHAIEAYTSKHKKNPLSDCLAREALRLLGDNLVAACKDGANRESREAMLLGATLAGQAFANSPVAAVHALAYPLGGHYHVPHGLSNALMLGPVLRFNAAAAAPLYAELADVLKVPGEGDAAARSNAFVQHMERLMDESGAPRRLRDVGVTDNSLAMLASDAMKQTRLLVNNPVEVREEDALALYREAF, encoded by the coding sequence ATGACCATCAATCCGTTCGAGTTTCGAACCGTTCCATCCATGCAGATCGCATGGGGCGGGGCCGCAAAGCTTGGAGACATCCTGGCTGGCCGGTTTTCGCAGCGGAAAGCGCTTCTCATTACTGACAGCGGTCTCGTAAAGGCAGGGCTTACTCAACCGATCACCGAAGCCCTGTCTGCCAGTGGCTTTTCCGTCGAGACCTTCGACAAGGTGGTGGCCGATCCGCCCGAACATGTGGTTGCGGAATGCGCCTCCTCCGCCAAAGAATTCGGGGCGGATATCGTCATCGGCCTCGGCGGCGGGTCGTCGCTCGATATCGCCAAGCTAGTGGCCGTGCTTCTGGTTTCCGATCAGTCGCTCGCGGACATGTACGGCATCGGCAACGTCAAGGGATCACGCGCACCGCTGGTGCTGGTACCGACGACAGCGGGAACGGGCTCCGAGGTCACCAATATCTCGATCATCACCACCGGCGAGACCACCAAGATGGGCGTCGTTTCACCCCAGCTTTTTGCCGATTTCGTGCTTCTAGACGCCGCGTTGACGGTGGGCCTGCCGCAGGTCCACACCGCTGCCACCGGCATCGATGCGATGGTTCACGCAATCGAAGCCTATACCAGTAAGCACAAAAAGAACCCGCTCTCCGATTGCCTGGCGCGCGAAGCGCTTCGTCTTCTGGGAGACAATCTGGTCGCCGCCTGCAAGGACGGTGCGAACCGTGAGTCGCGCGAGGCCATGTTGCTCGGCGCCACCCTTGCCGGCCAGGCCTTTGCCAACTCGCCGGTTGCGGCTGTCCATGCTCTCGCCTACCCGCTAGGGGGCCACTATCACGTTCCGCACGGCCTCTCCAACGCGCTGATGCTTGGCCCCGTTCTTCGTTTCAATGCCGCCGCTGCTGCACCACTTTATGCCGAGCTTGCCGATGTACTGAAGGTGCCAGGCGAAGGTGATGCCGCAGCCCGTTCGAACGCGTTCGTTCAGCATATGGAAAGGCTAATGGATGAGAGCGGTGCACCACGCCGTTTAAGAGATGTCGGCGTCACCGACAACAGCCTGGCCATGCTGGCATCGGACGCCATGAAGCAGACGCGTCTGCTCGTCAACAACCCGGTCGAGGTCCGCGAAGAGGATGCGCTGGCGCTTTATCGGGAAGCATTCTGA